In one window of Dyella thiooxydans DNA:
- the corA gene encoding magnesium/cobalt transporter CorA, whose amino-acid sequence MPLPTPACTDTPVSPGQMVVNCVAYHRDGRRIGDITLDAISDVLAEDDSFVWVGLHEPDEPLLEKLQEEFDLHDLAIEDAHHAHQRTKIESYGDSLFIVVQTAQLVAGKLAFGETHIFLGPRYLVTVRHGASLSYAPARRTCEHSPELLAHGPSYGLYGVLDFIVDNLMPIVRDFREELQELEQDIFAETFNRETVKRLYDMQRDLMTLRLAVAPLQDVISQLVRLHPNLIPDDLRAYFRDVYDHVFRVNESVSAMREMLGATININLSLVTFGQNEVMKKLAGWAAMLAAPTLITSWYGMNFHHMPELDKPWAYPTMIVIVVLVVGGIYGWLRKSRWL is encoded by the coding sequence ATGCCGCTACCCACGCCCGCCTGTACCGACACTCCCGTTTCGCCCGGCCAGATGGTGGTGAACTGCGTCGCCTATCATCGCGACGGTCGCCGCATCGGCGACATCACGCTGGATGCGATCAGCGATGTGCTGGCCGAGGACGACAGCTTCGTCTGGGTCGGCCTGCATGAACCGGACGAGCCGCTGCTGGAGAAGCTGCAGGAGGAATTCGACCTGCACGACCTGGCGATCGAGGACGCCCACCACGCCCACCAGCGCACCAAGATCGAGTCGTACGGCGACTCGTTGTTCATCGTGGTGCAGACCGCGCAGCTGGTCGCCGGCAAGCTGGCCTTCGGCGAGACCCATATCTTCCTCGGACCGCGTTACCTGGTGACGGTGCGCCACGGCGCCTCGCTCTCGTACGCCCCGGCCCGGCGCACCTGCGAACACTCACCCGAGCTGCTGGCGCATGGACCCAGCTACGGCCTGTACGGTGTGCTCGACTTCATCGTCGACAACCTGATGCCGATCGTGCGCGACTTCCGCGAAGAGCTGCAGGAACTCGAGCAGGACATCTTCGCCGAGACCTTCAACCGCGAGACGGTGAAGCGCCTGTACGACATGCAGCGCGACCTGATGACCCTTCGCCTGGCGGTGGCCCCGCTGCAGGACGTGATCAGCCAGCTGGTGCGGCTGCACCCGAACCTGATTCCCGACGACCTGCGCGCCTACTTCCGCGACGTCTACGACCACGTGTTCCGCGTCAACGAGTCGGTCAGCGCGATGCGCGAGATGCTCGGCGCTACCATCAACATCAACCTGTCGCTGGTCACCTTCGGCCAGAACGAGGTGATGAAGAAGCTCGCCGGCTGGGCCGCCATGCTGGCCGCGCCCACCCTGATCACCAGCTGGTACGGCATGAACTTCCACCACATGCCGGAACTGGACAAACCCTGGGCCTACCCGACCATGATCGTGATCGTGGTGTTGGTGGTCGGTGGGATCTACGGCTGGCTGCGCAAATCGCGCTGGCTGTAA
- a CDS encoding HlyC/CorC family transporter: MNDDPGSTGGPAHRSWWDRLGHMFSGEPRNREELVEELRSAQLNGLLSKDTLTMVEGALKVTELSVDDVMVPRAQIVMISADSPLSDILAAVVESGHSRFPVHGEDKDEILGILLAKDLLKYFGDGEHFDIRAILRPAVLIPESMRLNVLLAEFRLTRNHMALVVDEYGGVAGLITIEDVLEQIVGEIDDEHDDEEEPALMHAQPGGHWLVSALTPIADFNEQTGSTYSDEEFDTIGGMVTSEFGHLPEVGEEIAIGDYLFHVTEADDRRVQQFRVSPKPTQD, from the coding sequence ATGAACGACGACCCTGGCAGTACCGGCGGCCCGGCCCACCGATCATGGTGGGATCGACTGGGCCACATGTTTTCCGGCGAGCCGCGCAATCGCGAGGAACTGGTCGAGGAGTTGCGTTCGGCGCAGCTCAACGGCCTTCTCTCCAAAGACACCCTGACCATGGTCGAGGGTGCGCTGAAGGTCACCGAACTGAGCGTGGACGACGTGATGGTCCCGCGCGCGCAGATCGTGATGATCTCGGCCGATTCCCCGCTGAGCGACATCCTCGCCGCGGTAGTCGAATCCGGCCACTCCCGCTTCCCGGTGCACGGCGAGGACAAGGACGAGATCCTCGGCATCCTGCTGGCCAAGGACCTGCTGAAGTACTTCGGCGACGGCGAGCACTTCGACATCCGCGCGATCCTGCGACCGGCGGTGCTGATCCCCGAGTCGATGCGCCTCAACGTGCTGCTGGCCGAGTTCCGGCTCACCCGCAACCACATGGCGCTGGTGGTCGACGAATACGGCGGCGTCGCCGGCCTGATCACCATCGAGGACGTGCTCGAGCAGATCGTCGGCGAGATCGACGACGAGCACGACGATGAGGAAGAACCCGCCCTGATGCACGCGCAGCCGGGCGGTCACTGGCTGGTCAGCGCACTCACCCCGATCGCCGATTTCAACGAGCAGACCGGCTCGACCTACTCCGACGAGGAGTTCGACACCATCGGCGGCATGGTCACCTCCGAGTTCGGCCACCTGCCGGAAGTCGGCGAGGAGATCGCCATCGGCGACTACCTGTTCCACGTCACCGAGGCGGACGACCGTCGCGTGCAGCAGTTCCGCGTGAGTCCGAAGCCGACCCAGGATTGA
- a CDS encoding DUF4105 domain-containing protein yields MSLLLRRSLALFLLVLLGAIALPARAGIADAPGDRLQVTVITYGPGDTYWERFGHIAIELRDTRDGEAISFNYGVFDFDEKGFLLNFARGRMHYLMDAEPTDVDTAWYVQAGRSITRQRLAFTPEQAAALRDFLLWNLRPQNARYDYDYYVDNCSTRVRDALDRALGGILKATLDARPGGMTFRQQTDRLMSAQPWLMLLLDFGLGPYADQPLTGWQESFIPMVLQRELRSVKVPDGRGGEQPLVVDEREVSPNRVQAPPPQAPDLRGPLGLAGATIALLLALARRRAPVMFAILGTLWLLLSGLAGLLMLGLWTLTTHHSAWANANLLLFNPFAFALIPAVWRAARLRPARKWEDPLLIAQLLAGLVALALHLLPGVVQQNQPWLLLGLPVWLALAWSLRAARGATTGVA; encoded by the coding sequence ATGTCCCTCCTGCTACGCCGCAGCCTCGCGCTGTTCCTGCTGGTCCTCCTGGGCGCCATCGCCCTGCCCGCCCGCGCCGGCATCGCCGACGCCCCGGGCGACCGGCTGCAGGTCACGGTGATCACCTACGGCCCGGGCGACACGTATTGGGAGCGCTTCGGGCACATCGCCATCGAACTGCGCGACACCCGGGACGGCGAGGCGATCAGCTTCAACTACGGTGTGTTCGACTTCGACGAAAAGGGCTTCCTGCTCAACTTCGCCCGCGGCCGCATGCATTACCTGATGGACGCCGAGCCAACCGACGTCGACACCGCCTGGTACGTGCAGGCCGGCCGCTCGATCACCCGCCAGCGCCTCGCCTTCACGCCCGAACAGGCGGCGGCACTGCGAGATTTCCTGTTGTGGAACCTGCGCCCGCAAAACGCCCGCTACGACTACGACTACTACGTCGACAACTGCAGCACGCGGGTACGCGATGCGTTGGACAGGGCGCTCGGCGGCATTCTCAAGGCGACCCTGGATGCCCGCCCGGGCGGCATGACCTTCCGTCAGCAGACCGACCGCCTGATGAGCGCGCAGCCATGGCTGATGCTGCTGCTCGATTTCGGGCTCGGCCCCTACGCCGACCAGCCGCTCACCGGCTGGCAGGAGAGCTTCATCCCGATGGTGTTGCAGCGCGAGCTGCGCTCGGTGAAGGTGCCCGATGGCCGCGGCGGCGAGCAGCCGCTGGTCGTGGACGAGCGGGAAGTCTCGCCGAACCGCGTCCAGGCCCCACCGCCGCAGGCGCCCGACCTGCGCGGTCCATTGGGGCTGGCCGGAGCGACGATCGCGCTGCTGCTGGCGCTCGCCCGCCGCCGGGCACCGGTCATGTTCGCCATTCTCGGCACGCTGTGGCTGCTGCTGTCCGGACTGGCGGGACTGCTGATGCTCGGCCTGTGGACGCTGACCACCCATCACTCGGCATGGGCCAACGCCAACCTGCTGCTGTTCAACCCGTTCGCATTCGCGCTGATCCCCGCCGTCTGGCGCGCGGCACGCCTACGCCCGGCGAGGAAGTGGGAAGACCCCTTGCTGATCGCCCAACTGCTGGCCGGCCTGGTCGCGCTTGCGCTGCACCTGTTGCCGGGCGTGGTGCAGCAGAACCAGCCCTGGTTGCTGCTGGGGCTGCCGGTGTGGCTTGCGCTGGCGTGGTCGCTGCGTGCAGCACGAGGAGCGACCACCGGCGTGGCGTGA
- a CDS encoding alpha/beta hydrolase family protein yields MKPLGLILLCLSVAPLAALARDVRSEGAHPFTVHDLVMLDRVSDPQLSPDGRYAAFSERRTDYAANKGITAVYVLDLKGSHEPVRVADHAGLARWAPDGRSLYYVAPADGVAQLWRVTMDRAKGIQAGTPVQVSHGVLDLGGYMLSPDGRAVALDYEVYPDCADLACTKERMDGNASDKSTGTLYKKLFVRHWDAWATGRRNQLYIARFDAQGQLPAEPTLLSKGIDGDVPSKPFGGMEEIAFSPDSRSVYFGARIAGTTEPWSTNFDVYQVPADGSAPPRNLTAANLAWDAYPVPSPDGRTLYYLAMKEPGFESDRFAIMAMDLSGGAIREVDPHWDRSAGSLSISADGKTLFATADDEGQHPLFAIDAASGAVRKLVGDGTVDGYSMAGDTLLLAHDDLKHPANLYTVRASGRGLRQVTHANAARLKQTRMGDFEFFTFAGAGGQTVQGYVVKPADYQRGKRYPVAFIIHGGPQGAMSNGWSYRWNPQTYAGQGFAVVTVNFHGSTGYGQAFTNAISGDWGGKPLEDLKLGWKAALAKYAFLDGDRACALGASYGGYMVYWMAGVWNQPWKCFVDHDGVFDARMMYYATDELWFEEKENGGTPFEHPQNYERFNPVDHVKDWRVPMLVVHSGHDFRIPITQGLGAFTALQRRGIPSEFLTFPDENHFVLKPQNSVQWHETVNAWLKKWTAPEAGD; encoded by the coding sequence TCGACCGTGTCAGCGACCCGCAGCTGTCGCCCGATGGCCGCTATGCCGCCTTCAGCGAGCGGAGGACCGACTATGCGGCGAACAAGGGCATCACCGCCGTGTACGTGCTGGACCTGAAGGGCTCGCATGAGCCGGTGCGGGTGGCCGACCATGCCGGTTTGGCGCGCTGGGCGCCGGACGGGCGCAGCCTGTATTACGTGGCGCCGGCCGATGGGGTGGCGCAGCTGTGGCGGGTGACGATGGACCGTGCCAAGGGTATCCAGGCCGGCACGCCGGTGCAGGTGAGTCACGGGGTGCTCGATCTCGGCGGCTACATGCTCTCGCCGGATGGCCGCGCCGTGGCGCTGGACTACGAGGTGTACCCGGACTGTGCCGACCTGGCCTGCACCAAGGAGCGCATGGACGGCAACGCCTCGGACAAGTCCACCGGTACGCTCTACAAGAAGCTGTTCGTGCGGCACTGGGACGCCTGGGCAACGGGTCGCCGCAATCAGTTGTACATCGCACGCTTCGACGCGCAGGGCCAGTTGCCGGCCGAGCCCACGTTGCTCAGCAAGGGCATCGACGGCGACGTGCCGAGCAAGCCGTTCGGCGGCATGGAAGAGATCGCGTTTTCGCCGGACAGCCGCAGCGTGTACTTCGGTGCGCGTATCGCCGGCACCACCGAACCGTGGTCGACCAATTTCGACGTCTACCAGGTGCCGGCGGATGGTTCCGCACCGCCGCGCAACCTCACGGCGGCCAACCTGGCCTGGGACGCCTACCCTGTGCCTTCGCCCGACGGTCGCACGCTGTACTACCTGGCGATGAAGGAGCCGGGCTTTGAGTCCGACCGCTTCGCGATCATGGCGATGGACCTTTCCGGCGGCGCGATCCGCGAGGTCGACCCGCACTGGGACCGTTCCGCCGGAAGTCTGTCGATCTCCGCCGACGGCAAGACCCTGTTCGCCACCGCCGACGACGAGGGGCAACATCCGCTGTTCGCCATCGACGCGGCCAGCGGTGCCGTGCGCAAGCTGGTCGGCGACGGCACGGTCGACGGCTATTCGATGGCGGGCGACACGCTGCTGCTGGCGCACGACGACCTGAAGCATCCGGCCAACCTCTACACCGTGAGGGCCAGCGGTCGCGGCCTGCGCCAGGTCACCCACGCCAATGCGGCACGCCTGAAGCAGACGCGCATGGGCGACTTCGAGTTCTTCACCTTCGCCGGGGCCGGTGGCCAGACGGTGCAGGGCTATGTGGTGAAGCCGGCCGATTACCAGCGCGGCAAGCGCTATCCGGTGGCCTTCATCATCCACGGTGGTCCGCAGGGCGCGATGAGCAACGGCTGGAGCTACCGCTGGAATCCGCAGACCTACGCCGGCCAGGGTTTTGCCGTGGTGACGGTGAACTTCCACGGCTCCACCGGTTACGGCCAGGCCTTCACCAATGCTATCTCCGGCGACTGGGGCGGCAAGCCGCTGGAGGACCTGAAGCTCGGCTGGAAGGCGGCACTGGCGAAGTACGCCTTCCTCGATGGCGATCGCGCCTGCGCGCTCGGTGCCAGCTACGGGGGCTACATGGTGTACTGGATGGCCGGCGTGTGGAACCAGCCGTGGAAATGCTTCGTCGACCACGACGGCGTGTTCGACGCGCGGATGATGTACTACGCCACCGACGAGCTGTGGTTCGAGGAGAAGGAAAACGGCGGCACGCCGTTCGAGCACCCGCAGAACTACGAGCGCTTCAATCCGGTCGACCACGTCAAGGACTGGCGCGTGCCGATGCTGGTGGTGCACAGCGGCCACGATTTCCGCATCCCGATCACCCAGGGCCTGGGCGCGTTCACCGCGTTGCAGCGCCGTGGCATTCCCAGCGAGTTCCTCACCTTCCCGGACGAGAACCACTTCGTGCTGAAGCCGCAGAACAGCGTGCAGTGGCACGAGACGGTGAATGCGTGGCTGAAGAAGTGGACGGCGCCGGAGGCGGGTGACTGA
- the ybeY gene encoding rRNA maturation RNase YbeY, with protein sequence MSANTVVHVGYAVPRAGVPSAASFRQWVEAALRGAKRRRATELSIRLVDADEGRALNRDYRGKDYATNVLSFEADLPPELKLPLIGDIVICAPVVAREAAEQGKTPRDHWAHLTVHGVLHLLGHDHIEEAEAAAMEALETRILAGLGIADPYAG encoded by the coding sequence ATGAGCGCGAACACGGTGGTGCACGTCGGCTATGCCGTGCCGCGCGCCGGCGTGCCGTCCGCCGCCAGCTTCCGCCAGTGGGTGGAGGCTGCGCTGCGCGGCGCGAAACGACGCCGCGCCACCGAGCTGTCGATCCGCCTCGTCGATGCCGACGAAGGCCGCGCCCTCAACCGCGACTACCGCGGCAAGGACTACGCCACCAACGTGCTCTCGTTCGAGGCCGACCTCCCGCCGGAGCTGAAGCTGCCGCTGATCGGCGACATCGTGATCTGCGCCCCGGTGGTGGCCCGCGAAGCGGCCGAGCAGGGCAAGACCCCGCGCGACCACTGGGCCCACCTCACCGTACACGGCGTGCTGCACCTGCTCGGCCACGACCACATCGAGGAAGCCGAGGCCGCGGCCATGGAGGCGCTGGAGACGCGCATCCTGGCCGGGCTGGGCATCGCCGATCCGTACGCCGGTTGA